A single Cupriavidus sp. D39 DNA region contains:
- the trxA gene encoding thioredoxin TrxA, whose product MSEQIKYVSDASFDADVLQSDKPVLLDFWAEWCGPCKMIAPILDEVAKDYGDKLQIAKINVDENQQVPAKFGIRGIPTLILFKNGAVAAQKVGALSKSQLTAFLDGNL is encoded by the coding sequence ATGAGTGAACAAATCAAGTATGTGAGCGACGCCTCCTTTGACGCTGACGTGCTCCAGTCAGACAAGCCCGTCCTGCTCGATTTCTGGGCAGAATGGTGCGGTCCGTGCAAAATGATCGCCCCGATCCTGGACGAAGTGGCCAAGGACTACGGCGACAAGCTGCAGATCGCAAAGATCAACGTCGATGAGAACCAGCAAGTGCCGGCCAAGTTCGGCATCCGCGGCATCCCCACGCTGATCCTGTTCAAGAATGGCGCGGTTGCCGCGCAAAAGGTCGGCGCGCTGTCCAAGTCGCAACTGACCGCGTTCCTCGACGGCAATCTGTAA
- the rho gene encoding transcription termination factor Rho, whose product MHLTELKSLHVSALLEMAATLEIDNAQRMRKQELMFAILKKRAKLGEIIFGDGTLEVLPDGFGFLRSPETSYLASTDDIYISPSQIRRFNLHTGDTIEGEVRTPKDGERYFALVKVDKVNGQAPEAVKNRIMFENLTPLHPNRPLTLEREIRAEENITGRIIDMIAPIGRGQRALLVSSPKSGKTVMLQHIAHAIANNHPEADLFVLLIDERPEEVTEMMRSVRGEVVASTFDEPAIRHVQVAEMVIEKAKRLVELKRDVVILLDSITRLARAYNTVVPASGKVLTGGVDANALQRPKRFFGAARNLEEGGSLTIIATALIETGSRMDDVIYEEFKGTGNMEVHLERRLAEKRVYPSINLNKSGTRREELLIKPEILQKVWVLRKFISDMDEVQAMEFILDKMKATKNNAEFFDMMRRGG is encoded by the coding sequence ATGCACCTGACAGAACTCAAATCGCTTCACGTGTCTGCGCTTCTCGAAATGGCCGCGACCCTCGAGATCGACAACGCACAACGGATGCGCAAACAGGAGCTGATGTTTGCGATCCTGAAGAAGCGCGCCAAGCTGGGCGAAATCATCTTTGGTGACGGCACCCTGGAAGTCCTGCCGGACGGCTTCGGCTTCCTGCGCTCGCCCGAGACCTCCTACCTGGCAAGCACGGACGACATCTACATCAGCCCTTCGCAGATCCGCCGCTTCAACCTGCATACCGGCGACACGATCGAGGGCGAAGTACGGACCCCCAAGGACGGCGAGCGCTATTTCGCGCTGGTGAAGGTGGACAAGGTCAACGGTCAAGCGCCTGAAGCGGTGAAGAACCGCATCATGTTCGAAAACCTGACGCCGCTGCACCCGAACCGGCCGCTGACGCTGGAGCGCGAAATCCGCGCCGAGGAAAACATCACCGGCCGGATCATCGACATGATCGCGCCGATCGGCCGTGGCCAGCGCGCCCTGCTGGTGTCCTCGCCCAAGTCCGGCAAGACCGTGATGCTGCAGCACATCGCCCACGCGATTGCGAACAACCATCCGGAAGCGGACCTGTTCGTGCTGCTGATCGACGAGCGCCCGGAAGAAGTGACCGAAATGATGCGCTCGGTGCGCGGTGAAGTGGTGGCGTCGACCTTCGACGAACCCGCCATCCGCCACGTGCAGGTCGCTGAAATGGTGATCGAAAAGGCCAAGCGCCTGGTCGAACTCAAGCGCGACGTGGTGATCCTGCTGGACTCGATCACCCGCCTGGCACGTGCCTACAACACGGTGGTGCCGGCCTCGGGCAAGGTGCTGACCGGTGGTGTGGACGCCAACGCCCTGCAACGCCCCAAGCGCTTCTTCGGCGCTGCGCGTAACCTGGAAGAAGGCGGCTCGCTGACCATCATCGCCACCGCGCTGATCGAAACCGGCAGCCGCATGGACGACGTGATCTACGAAGAGTTCAAGGGCACCGGCAACATGGAAGTGCACCTGGAACGCCGCCTGGCGGAAAAGCGCGTCTATCCGTCGATCAACCTGAACAAGTCCGGCACGCGCCGCGAAGAACTGCTGATCAAGCCGGAAATCCTGCAAAAGGTCTGGGTGCTGCGGAAGTTCATCTCGGACATGGACGAAGTGCAGGCCATGGAGTTCATCCTCGACAAGATGAAGGCGACCAAGAACAACGCCGAGTTTTTCGATATGATGCGCAGAGGCGGCTGA
- a CDS encoding M90 family metallopeptidase, which yields MFGRLSHFLRARSRVRKLEHYAIPDALWTHTVAMLPFVQRYGDADLAALRELATLFIADKEYSTAHDLPLTDDMVASVALQACVPILKLGIEWYRGWRGIVLYPGEFVIRRTVEDEIGLVHGVVEEASGEAWEHGPVILSWPDVQTPGAGLNARHAHHPDDTYNVVIHEFAHKLDMLDGEPDGVPPFSRVLHPGIDREQWAETFLTEYDRFADACEQQSDHAWDHPERLPPALRVIDPYGCEAPSEFFAVASETFFVEPAGLRRHWPVLYDSLAAFYRQDPASM from the coding sequence ATGTTCGGCCGACTGAGCCACTTCCTGCGTGCGCGCTCGCGCGTGCGCAAACTCGAGCACTACGCGATCCCCGATGCGCTGTGGACGCACACGGTGGCGATGCTGCCGTTTGTGCAGCGCTATGGCGACGCCGATCTCGCCGCCCTGCGCGAGCTCGCCACGCTGTTCATTGCCGACAAGGAATACTCGACCGCGCATGACCTGCCGCTCACCGACGACATGGTGGCCAGCGTGGCGCTGCAGGCCTGCGTGCCCATCCTCAAGCTGGGCATCGAGTGGTACCGCGGCTGGCGCGGCATCGTGCTCTATCCCGGTGAATTTGTCATCCGCCGTACCGTCGAGGACGAGATCGGCCTGGTGCACGGCGTGGTCGAGGAAGCCAGCGGCGAAGCCTGGGAACATGGGCCGGTCATCCTCTCCTGGCCCGATGTGCAGACGCCCGGCGCCGGACTGAATGCGCGCCACGCCCACCACCCCGACGACACCTACAACGTGGTCATCCACGAGTTCGCCCACAAGCTCGACATGCTCGACGGCGAACCGGACGGCGTGCCGCCCTTCTCGCGCGTGCTCCATCCGGGCATCGACCGCGAACAATGGGCCGAGACCTTCCTCACCGAATACGACCGCTTCGCCGACGCATGCGAGCAGCAGTCCGACCATGCCTGGGACCATCCGGAACGGCTGCCGCCGGCGCTGCGGGTGATCGACCCGTATGGCTGCGAGGCGCCGAGCGAGTTCTTCGCGGTGGCCTCGGAGACCTTCTTTGTCGAGCCGGCTGGCCTGCGCCGGCACTGGCCGGTCCTCTATGACTCGCTCGCGGCGTTCTACCGTCAGGACCCGGCCTCGATGTGA
- a CDS encoding type B 50S ribosomal protein L31 has protein sequence MKEGIHPNYREVVFLDVSNDFSFVTRSTIQTRDTITRDGKEYPLAKIEVSSESHPFYTGTQKIMDTAGRVEKFRQKFGSKLNKLTAK, from the coding sequence ATGAAAGAAGGCATTCACCCGAATTATCGCGAAGTCGTATTCCTCGACGTGTCGAACGACTTCAGCTTCGTGACCCGCTCGACCATCCAGACGCGCGACACGATCACCCGCGACGGCAAGGAATACCCCCTGGCCAAGATCGAAGTTTCGTCGGAATCGCACCCGTTCTACACCGGCACCCAGAAGATCATGGACACGGCCGGCCGCGTCGAGAAGTTCCGCCAGAAGTTCGGCAGCAAGCTGAACAAGCTCACCGCGAAGTAA